A DNA window from Nerophis lumbriciformis linkage group LG33, RoL_Nlum_v2.1, whole genome shotgun sequence contains the following coding sequences:
- the cnpy1 gene encoding protein canopy-1 isoform X2 — translation MAPCMVDMMMMMIVFICCCQAKRDQTLYCSACRAVVDELKHSISQVDPKKTINVGSFRLQPDGSMTDKKVPLARSHTHLSQILDGVCDSMSDYALHVDPDTRQRRYLRFAPRSSGAPGDFPDLKNFHFDGPEAPNALKFACESVVEELEDDIIALFSQEEEEAHTQLCNNVSDYCRGSSHTHEDL, via the exons ATGGCGCCATGCATGGtggacatgatgatgatgatgatcgtCTTCATCTGCTGCTGCCAGGCGAAGCGGGACCAAACGCTCTACTGCTCAG CATGCCGTGCGGTTGTGGATGAACTAAAGCACTCCATCAGCCAAGTGGACCCCAAGAAGACCATCAACGTTGGCAGCTTCAGACTCCAGCCAGATGGATCCATGACGGACAAGAAG GTGCCCCTCGCTCGCTCCCACACTCACCTGAGCCAAATCCTGGACGGGGTGTGCGACTCCATGAGTGACTACGCGCTGCACGTGGACCCGGACACCCGGCAGAGACGCTACCTTCGCTTTGCACCCAGGAGCAGCGGGGCCCCCGGGGACTTTCCCGACCTGAAGAACTTCCACTTCGATGGCCCTGAGGCCCCCAATGCCTTGAAGTTCGCA TGTGAGAGTGTGGTGGAGGAGCTGGAGGATGACATCATCGCTCTGTTCAGCcaggaagaggaggaggcacACACACAATTATGCAACAATGTCTCAG ACTATTGTAGAGGCAGCAGTCACACACATGAAGACTTGTAG